One Trueperaceae bacterium genomic region harbors:
- a CDS encoding amino acid ABC transporter ATP-binding protein, whose amino-acid sequence MSATETVPRVEAHAPEGGERIITIDGLNKWFGDFHVLKDIDLSVNRGEVVVVIGPSGSGKSTLIRCVNRLEEHQEGVITVDGTPLTDDVRNIDLIRRETGMVFQQFNLFPHLTVMENITLAPIRVRKWKKSKAEERATYFLEKVGIPEQAQKYPGQLSGGQQQRVAIARALTMEPKVMLFDEPTSALDPEVIGEVLQVMVTLAKEGMTMVVVTHEMGFAREVGDRVIFMDAGQIVEVGTPEHFFENPQEERTRGFLSKIL is encoded by the coding sequence GTGAGTGCAACCGAAACCGTGCCCCGCGTCGAAGCGCACGCCCCCGAGGGCGGCGAGCGCATCATCACGATCGACGGGCTCAACAAGTGGTTCGGCGATTTCCACGTCCTCAAGGACATCGACCTGTCCGTCAACCGCGGGGAGGTCGTCGTCGTCATCGGGCCCTCGGGGTCGGGCAAGTCCACCCTGATCCGTTGCGTCAACCGCCTCGAGGAACACCAGGAGGGCGTCATCACGGTCGACGGGACGCCCCTCACCGACGACGTGCGCAACATCGACCTGATCCGCCGCGAGACCGGCATGGTGTTCCAACAGTTCAACCTGTTCCCGCACCTCACCGTCATGGAGAACATCACGCTCGCGCCGATCCGGGTCCGGAAATGGAAGAAGTCGAAGGCCGAGGAGCGCGCGACGTACTTCCTCGAGAAGGTCGGCATTCCCGAGCAGGCGCAGAAGTACCCCGGACAGTTGTCCGGCGGGCAACAACAGCGCGTCGCCATCGCGCGGGCCCTGACGATGGAGCCCAAGGTCATGCTGTTCGACGAGCCCACCAGCGCCCTCGACCCCGAGGTGATCGGCGAGGTGCTGCAGGTCATGGTCACCCTCGCCAAGGAGGGCATGACGATGGTGGTCGTGACGCACGAGATGGGCTTCGCCCGCGAGGTCGGCGACCGCGTCATCTTCATGGACGCCGGCCAAATCGTGGAGGTCGGGACGCCCGAGCACTTCTTCGAGAACCCGCAGGAGGAACGCACCCGCGGCTTCCTCTCCAAGATCCTCTGA
- a CDS encoding PilT/PilU family type 4a pilus ATPase gives MTDAPDRSPSRDAPGDAPSPPGGLPLTDLLRDAVARGASDVHLHAGAAPHVRIDGDLRPVEGAPVLDAATTESIAQAIMQEAQRATFAHRHELDFAFTLPDVARFRCNAYRQRGSVGLALRVVQDAIPGFEALGLPSDVVQGWAERRRGLVLVTGPTGSGKTTSLAAMVDHINRRSRKHVITIEDPIEFLHANRSSLVVQREIGLDTSDFADALKYAMRQDPDVLMIGEMRDKATVEAALTAAQTGHLVMSTLHTLDAVRTIYRIIDFFAPFERDAIRAMLSESLLGILSQRLLPRADGAGRALATEVLVNTPLVRDAIRDPDKTAVVREALQQANLVGMHAFDASLVELYLAGTVTLADAAAHATSAHELRLRITQRVGSEDAPSEREVERLAQVAGPGPTPAPRGDGSGA, from the coding sequence ATGACCGACGCCCCCGACCGTTCCCCTTCGCGCGACGCCCCCGGCGACGCGCCGTCGCCACCCGGCGGCCTCCCGCTGACCGACCTGCTGCGCGACGCCGTCGCGCGCGGGGCGTCCGACGTGCACCTGCACGCCGGCGCGGCGCCGCACGTCCGCATCGATGGCGACCTGCGCCCCGTCGAGGGCGCCCCCGTCCTCGACGCCGCCACGACCGAATCGATCGCCCAGGCGATCATGCAGGAGGCCCAACGGGCGACGTTCGCGCACCGGCACGAACTCGATTTCGCCTTCACGCTGCCCGACGTCGCGCGCTTCCGCTGCAACGCCTACCGCCAACGCGGCTCCGTCGGGCTGGCGCTACGCGTCGTCCAGGACGCCATCCCCGGCTTCGAAGCGCTCGGCTTGCCGAGCGACGTCGTGCAGGGGTGGGCGGAACGCCGGCGCGGCCTCGTGCTCGTCACCGGCCCCACCGGGTCGGGGAAGACCACCAGCCTCGCGGCGATGGTGGACCACATCAACCGACGCTCCCGCAAACACGTCATCACGATCGAGGACCCCATCGAGTTCCTGCACGCCAACCGCAGCAGCCTCGTCGTCCAACGCGAAATCGGCCTCGACACCAGCGACTTCGCCGACGCCCTGAAGTACGCCATGCGGCAGGACCCCGACGTCCTGATGATCGGCGAGATGCGCGACAAAGCGACGGTCGAGGCGGCCCTCACCGCGGCCCAGACCGGCCACCTGGTGATGTCGACGCTGCACACCCTGGACGCCGTCCGCACGATCTACCGCATCATCGATTTCTTCGCGCCCTTCGAACGCGACGCGATTCGCGCGATGCTGTCCGAGAGCCTCCTCGGGATCCTCAGTCAACGGTTGCTGCCCCGCGCCGACGGCGCCGGCCGGGCCCTCGCCACCGAGGTCCTCGTCAACACCCCCCTCGTGCGCGACGCGATCCGCGACCCCGACAAGACCGCCGTCGTCCGCGAAGCGCTGCAGCAGGCCAACCTCGTCGGGATGCACGCCTTCGACGCGTCGCTCGTGGAGCTCTACCTCGCCGGCACCGTCACCCTGGCCGACGCCGCCGCGCACGCCACCAGCGCCCACGAACTGCGCCTCCGCATCACGCAACGCGTCGGGAGCGA